ttttttctgaatcaGAAAGCATCACAGCCATAGCAATTCACAAAATTTAGCAAAATGACAAACTGCAATTTATTATTGGAGAAGCTTTAATGTGAAATCTGTCGGTCATGACAAAAAGGTTCCCATTAAAACGACATGGAAACAACCAGATCATGATGAAGCATGAAGTCACTAAAGATGACTCCTTTTATCTccacttttaatttaattaagagTATAAATACAGATTTTTAGTAGTCAAACTTAAGATAAAGGCCTTAGCACATACAATTGAGAGAGCGCGGTGGAAATTCTGATTGAGCAACAAAGACAAACTCAGAATTTGATCACTTTAATTAGATAGGCTTACACTGCTTAAAAACTAGTAGTTGTTGATTGTACACATAACACGTGTTAATTATATCATTTTATCGTTAGAATATCGAATAGTCATTCTGCTCTCTTATGGATGGAGtgggtggctcttaaaagagcctttGTGTTTAAGTGAACTTGTGTTGGTTTATTTGGTCTTGGCGGGCTTCTCGGTCTTCTTGGGCAACAGCACAGCCTGGATGTTGGGCAGCACGCCGCCCTGAGCGATGGTCACACCGCCCAGAAGTTTGTTCAGCTCCTCGTCATTGCGCACCGCCAGCTGCAGATGACGGGGAATGATGCGAGTCTTCTTGTTGTCACGAGCGGCGTTTCCGGCCAACTCCAGGATCTCAGCGGTCAGATACTCGAGCACTGC
The Paramisgurnus dabryanus chromosome 1, PD_genome_1.1, whole genome shotgun sequence genome window above contains:
- the LOC135779271 gene encoding histone H2A-like, yielding MSGRGKTGGKARAKAKTRSSRAGLQFPVGRVHRLLRKGNYAERVGAGAPVYLAAVLEYLTAEILELAGNAARDNKKTRIIPRHLQLAVRNDEELNKLLGGVTIAQGGVLPNIQAVLLPKKTEKPAKTK